A single region of the Brienomyrus brachyistius isolate T26 chromosome 10, BBRACH_0.4, whole genome shotgun sequence genome encodes:
- the cab39l1 gene encoding calcium binding protein 39, like 1 has protein sequence MPFPFGKSQKSPADIVKSLKENVAYLEKLEASESKKCEKVSEEVSKSLSSLKEVLCGTGDKEPQTEAVAQLAQELYNTNLLIALIANLQRIDFEGKKDVVQLFSNVVRRQIGTRTPTVEYISSHPQILFMLLKGYEKPEVALNCGMMLRECLRHEPLARSVLFSEDFYCFFRYVELSTFDVASDAFASFKDLLTRHKIMCAEFLETNYDRVFTEYEKLLHSDNYVTKRQSLKLLGELLLDRHNFTVMTKYISRAENLKLMMNLLRDNSRNIQFEAFHVFKVFVANPNKTQPVLDILLKNQTKLVEFLGHFQTDRSEDEQFCDEKNYLIKQIRDLKRPQAQEDA, from the exons ATGCCGTTCCCCTTTGGGAAGTCCCAGAAGAGTCCTGCAGACATTGTGAAGAGTCTGAAGGAGAATGTGGCCTACCTGGAAAAGCTCGAAGCCTCCGAGAGCAAGAAGTGTGAGAAG GTGTCGGAGGAGGTGTCCAAGAGCCTGTCCTCCCTGAAGGAGGTGCTGTGTGGCACGGGAGACAAGGAGCCCCAGACGGAAGCTGTGGCTCAGCTGGCCCAAGAGCTGTACAACACCAACTTGCTGATCGCGCTCATTGCCAACTTGCAGAGAATCGACTTTGAG GGGAAGAAGGACGTGGTGCAGCTGTTCAGCAACGTGGTACGCCGGCAGATCGGCACCCGCACGCCCACCGTGGAGTACATCTCCTCCCACCCGCAGATCCTCTTCATGCTGCTGAAGGG GTACGAGAAGCCGGAGGTGGCTCTGAATTGCGGCATGATGCTGCGAGAGTGCCTTCGTCACGAGCCCCTGGCCCGGAGCGTGCTCTTCTCCGAGGACTTCTACTGCTTCTTCCGCTACGTGGAGCTGTCCACCTTCGACGTGGCTTCAGATGCATTTGCCTCATTTAAG GATCTACTTACAAGACACAAGATAATGTGTGCAGAGTTCTTGGAAACAAATTATGACAGA gtcTTTACAGAATATGAGAAGCTCTTGCATTCAGATAATTATGTCACCAAACGTCAGTCTTTGAAG CTCCTGGGTGAACTCCTGTTAGACCGACACAACTTCACAGTCATGACCAAGTACATCAGCAGAGCTGAGAACCTGAAGCTCATGATGAACCTGCTGAGAGACAACAGCCGCAACATCCAGTTTGAGGCCTTCCATGTCTTCAAG GTGTTCGTGGCCAACCCCAACAAAACGCAGCCGGTTCTGGACATCCTGCTGAAGAACCAAACCAAGCTGGTGGAGTTCCTGGGCCACTTCCAGACGGACCGCTCTGAGGACGAGCAGTTCTGCGATGAGAAGAACTACCTGATCAAGCAGATTCGGGACCTCAAGAGGCCGCAAGCACAGGAAGATGCGTAG
- the ccdc160 gene encoding coiled-coil domain-containing protein 160 homolog: protein MNAPWLQMLHGSQRSGSDSRRIENAGTRASMGSVQILPTERLSTARGSHRKEVYHSALEEVQKREEQRRRERLADRIVRKDEEKLEMPRDMEHRGVASTQTLAEEKEGRYIWNQKDLVTLRWAVREVERDRRRLSARLQLALAQAEAQRGERRRLQGLLDEREAQLALASREAAWQSQRVEALRGQAREREAHLEAWAAELRGKAEEVSKVRERLRRAEEEARELRAEKADMAHELEVLKRHLEAERQGREMATRAEHDTALQELQEELEVAREELEAERQRHARSRMALDVLRRHCDGQTEPWERRLADEITYM, encoded by the exons ATGAATGCGCCGTGGCTGCAGATGCTCCACGGGAGTCAACGGAGCGGGTCG GACAGCAGAAGGATTGAG AACGCCGGAACCAGAGCCAGCATGGGATCCGTGCAGATCCTGCCCACGGAGAGGCTGTCCACAGCACGGGGCAGTCACAGAAAGGAGGTCTATCATTCGGCCCTGGAGGAGGTGCAGAAGagggaggagcagagacggagaGAGCGGCTGGCTGACAGGATAGTCAGGAAGGACGAGGAGAAGCTGGAGATGCCCAGAGACATGGAGCACAGGGGCGTGGCCTCCACACAAACTCtggcagaggagaaggaggggaGATATATCTGGAATCAGAAGGACCTGGTAACGCTGCGGTGGGCAGTCCGCGAAGTTGAGCGAGACCGGCGCAGGCTGAGTGCTCGGCTCCAGCTGGCCCTGGCGCAGGCTGAGGCGCAGCGGGGGGAGCGGAGGAGGCTGCAAGGGCTGCTGGACGAGCGGGAGGCACAGCTAGCCCTCGCAAGTCGCGAGGCTGCGTGGCAGAGCCAGCGCGTGGAAGCCCTGCGAGGGCAGGCCCGCGAGAGGGAGGCGCACTTGGAGGCCTGGGCCGCGGAGCTGCGGGGGAAGGCGGAGGAGGTCAGCAAGGTGCGGGAACGGCTTAGGAGGGCCGAGGAGGAGGCACGGGAGCTGAGGGCGGAGAAGGCGGACATGGCCCACGAGCTTGAGGTGCTGAAGCGGCACCTGGAAGCGGAGAGGCAGGGGAGGGAGATGGCCACCCGGGCAGAGCATGACACCGCCttgcaggagctgcaggaggagcTGGAAGTGGCCCGGGAAGAGCTAGAGGCGGAGCGCCAGAGGCACGCACGCAGCCGCATGGCCCTGGATGTCCTACGCAGGCACTGTGATGGCCAGACGGAGCCGTGGGAGCGCAGGCTGGCCGACGAGATCACATACATGTAG